A stretch of the Chitiniphilus purpureus genome encodes the following:
- the ggt gene encoding gamma-glutamyltransferase, whose translation MMQRTAVGLLLLMAAVAAWGRQPVATGRGGAVATISEPASQAALQILNRGGNAVDAAVAAAAVLGVTDPFSCGIGGGGFMLIYLAKDKRVIALDHRETAPAYFHPAVFQQGGKAMPWEAAVPSGVAVGVPGTVRGWHDALARYGTMDFAQVLKPAIKVAERGFSVGPNFHRINSRNEAKFARFTSTSALYLKDGKALPVGTHFRNPDLAGTYRLLARQGVRGFYEGPLAAQIVQAVNAPPTQPGEAVLSAQMTLHDLKHYEARLRQPIRSTYRGYEIYGMPLPSSGGIAIAEALNILEQFDLKALPRAQAEHLYLETSRLVFADRNAYVADGEFVDVPGEGLLAKAYAAERARAIDLAAAASGKVGPGDPYLFQNDQSVPLRPQPAALAAEPAHTTHLTVSDREGNVVAYTFTIEDWGGSGIVVPGRGFLLNNEMTDFDFSGPHPNVPEAGKRPRSSMSPTIVLRQGRPAFTLGSPGGSTIITTVLQTIVNHLDLGMSLADALAAPRLSQRNGNETQVEKRFGYAASPQAKALAAYGHRWSETDEIGAANAIRFNPDGTVTAISEPVRHGGGSALVQGR comes from the coding sequence ATGATGCAGCGCACTGCAGTGGGACTATTGTTGCTGATGGCGGCAGTGGCCGCATGGGGGCGACAGCCCGTCGCCACCGGGCGTGGTGGCGCGGTCGCCACCATTTCCGAGCCGGCAAGCCAGGCGGCGTTGCAGATACTGAACCGGGGCGGCAACGCGGTCGATGCCGCAGTGGCGGCTGCCGCCGTGTTGGGGGTGACCGACCCGTTCAGCTGCGGCATCGGTGGCGGCGGTTTCATGCTGATCTACCTGGCCAAGGACAAGCGCGTGATCGCGCTCGATCATCGCGAGACCGCGCCGGCCTACTTCCATCCTGCGGTATTCCAGCAAGGCGGCAAGGCGATGCCGTGGGAGGCGGCGGTGCCCTCCGGCGTCGCGGTCGGCGTGCCCGGCACGGTGCGCGGCTGGCATGACGCGCTGGCGCGGTACGGCACCATGGATTTCGCCCAGGTGCTCAAGCCGGCGATCAAGGTGGCCGAGCGCGGTTTCAGCGTCGGACCGAACTTCCACCGCATCAATAGCCGCAATGAGGCCAAGTTCGCGCGCTTCACCAGCACGAGTGCGCTCTACCTGAAGGATGGCAAGGCATTGCCGGTCGGCACGCATTTCCGCAATCCCGATCTGGCCGGCACCTATCGGCTGTTGGCCAGGCAGGGGGTGCGCGGATTCTACGAAGGACCGTTGGCGGCCCAGATCGTGCAGGCGGTCAACGCCCCGCCCACGCAGCCGGGTGAGGCTGTGCTCAGCGCGCAGATGACGCTGCACGATCTGAAGCACTACGAGGCGCGGCTGCGCCAGCCCATCCGCTCCACCTACCGCGGCTACGAGATCTATGGCATGCCATTGCCGTCAAGCGGCGGCATCGCCATCGCCGAGGCCCTCAATATCCTGGAGCAGTTCGACCTGAAGGCGCTGCCGCGCGCCCAGGCCGAGCACCTTTACCTGGAGACGTCGCGGCTGGTGTTCGCCGACCGCAATGCCTACGTCGCCGACGGCGAGTTCGTGGATGTGCCCGGCGAAGGGTTGCTGGCCAAGGCCTACGCCGCTGAGCGCGCCCGGGCGATCGATCTTGCCGCGGCAGCGTCCGGCAAGGTGGGGCCGGGCGATCCCTACCTGTTCCAGAACGACCAGTCGGTGCCGTTGCGACCGCAACCGGCTGCCCTGGCGGCGGAACCGGCCCACACCACGCATCTGACGGTGAGCGATCGCGAAGGCAATGTCGTGGCGTATACCTTCACCATCGAGGACTGGGGCGGCAGTGGCATCGTGGTGCCGGGACGTGGCTTCCTGCTCAACAACGAGATGACCGACTTCGATTTTTCCGGCCCCCATCCCAATGTGCCCGAAGCCGGCAAGCGTCCGCGCTCCAGCATGAGCCCGACCATCGTGCTGCGGCAGGGCCGGCCGGCGTTCACGCTGGGTTCGCCCGGGGGCTCCACCATCATCACCACCGTGCTGCAGACCATCGTCAATCACCTCGATCTGGGCATGAGCCTTGCCGATGCGCTGGCCGCGCCGCGGTTGAGCCAGCGTAACGGCAACGAGACCCAGGTGGAAAAGCGTTTCGGCTATGCCGCAAGCCCCCAGGCCAAAGCGCTGGCGGCGTATGGCCATCGTTGGAGCGAGACGGACGAGATCGGCGCCGCCAATGCCATCCGCTTCAACCCCGATGGGACGGTGACCGCCATCAGCGAACCGGTGCGCCACGGCGGTGGCAGTGCGCTGGTGCAAGGGCGCTGA